A window of Castanea sativa cultivar Marrone di Chiusa Pesio chromosome 1, ASM4071231v1 contains these coding sequences:
- the LOC142642023 gene encoding receptor-like serine/threonine-protein kinase SD1-6: MASKLVTLLFLLHFLPLKSYCSTQQSWIKAGYYYSGSETVISDINSKLFTHLLCAFAYINSSNYHLSINSSTEQKFSTFTNTVKLKNPLVTTLLSVWVGREDSPIFLSMINQSAFRNSFIQSSIETARFYGFHGIDLCGVLPSKSSDMTNLDTLLNEWRIAVVSEAKNSSKSELLLVMSGYYLPALDSVSYPIESMMKNLDWVHVTAYDYYVPRIDNFTYTHAALYDPMNGANTDSGIKEWKRRGFLLSKLVLGLAYHGYAWTLLDPNNNAMGAPAIGPAVTADGSMGYKFIKSYLRSFPSEAASVYNATYVVNFCTIGPTWINYDDVEAVKAKVSYARQSGLLGFNVFQVGNDDNWVLSRAAQGEDEDQHNKSHRLLIILPTAVAVMLLLSSIICYLQSRVIKSRCCIDRVKRLLYKVRIKILAAEDLNDNASNLQVFSYSAINAATNNFSSENKLGKGGYGPVYKGKLRNGQEIAVKRLSRTSNQGLEEFKNEITLTARLQHVNLVRVLGYCTEREENMLIYEYMPNRSLDLYLFDPPRCSLLDWRKRVDIIEGVTQGLLYLQEYSNFIIVHRDLKASNILLDNEMTPKISDFGMARIFGKDEHEANTGRIVGTYGYVPPEYVKKGIYSMKFDVYSFGVLLLQIISGKRNTRYYGTHDNLNLLDYAYELWKEGRGFEFIDPSLDDSCSYYKLLRCMQVALLCVQENPVDRPSMLEVSSMLKNETGAISNPKKPAFSIQIDENEEEKCPLQEKMCSVDDATISQVVPR, from the exons ATGGCGTCCAAACTTGTAACATTACTCTTCCTTCTCCACTTTCTGCCACTCAAATCCTACTGTTCAACCCAACAATCCTGGATTAAAGCTGGTTATTATTATTCAGGTAGTGAAACTGTCATTTCTGACATAAACTCTAAGCTCTTTACTCACCTACTATGTGCTTTTGCTTACATAAACTCTTCCAACTACCACCTCTCCATCAACTCCTCCACCGAACAAAAGTTCTCTACTTTCACCAACACTGTAAAGCTCAAGAACCCATTGGTTACAACGCTTTTGTCCGTATGGGTTGGCAGAGAAGACTCTCCAATCTTCTTGTCAATGATCAACCAGTCCGCTTTTAGAAATTCTTTTATTCAGTCCTCTATAGAAACAGCAAGGTTTTATGGGTTTCATGGCATAGACCTTTGTGGGGTTCTGCCAAGCAAAAGCTCGGATATGACCAATTTAGATACCCTTTTGAACGAGTGGCGAATTGCTGTGGTTTCTGAGGCAAAAAACTCTAGCAAGTCAGAGTTGCTATTGGTCATGTCTGGTTATTACTTGCCAGCTTTGGATTCAGTGAGTTACCCAATTGAGTCCATGATGAAAAACTTGGATTGGGTACATGTTACAGCATATGACTACTATGTGCCTAGAATCGACAATTTCACATACACTCATGCGGCTTTATATGACCCAATGAATGGGGCTAATACTGATAGTGGCATAAAAGAGTGGAAGAGAAGAGGATTTTTGCTTAGCAAATTGGTTTTGGGCTTGGCTTACCATGGTTATGCGTGGACACTTTTGGACCCCAATAACAATGCAATGGGTGCACCAGCTATCGGTCCAGCTGTTACAGCCGACGGTTCCATGGGTTATAAGTTCATAAAATCGTATCTTAGAAGCTTTCCTTCTGAAGCTGCTTCAGTGTATAATGCTACCTATGTAGTGAATTTCTGCACAATTGGGCCGACTTGGATCAACTATGACGATGTGGAGGCTGTTAAAGCTAAAGTTTCTTATGCAAGGCAGAGCGGGCTACTTGGTTTCAATGTGTTTCAAGTCGGGAATGATGATAATTGGGTGCTTTCCAGAGCAG CTCAAGGGGAAGATGAAGATCAACATAATAAGAGTCATAGATTGTTAATAATTCTGCCTACAGCCGTTGCAGTCATGCTTCTGCTGAGCAGCATTATATGTTACTTACAGAGCAGAGTCATCAAGTCAAGAT GCTGTATAGATAGAGTCAAAAGATTGTTATATAAAGTCCGAATTAAAATATTAGCTGCTGAAGACCTCAACGACAATGCTTCTAATCTGCAAGTTTTCAGTTATTCTGCCATTAATGCAGCTACCAATAACTTTTCAAGTGAGAATAAGCTTGGCAAAGGTGGATACGGACCTGTTTACAAG GGCAAGTTACGGAATGGACAGGAGATAGCAGTAAAGAGACTTTCAAGAACTTCAAACCAAGGCCTTGAAGAGTTCAAAAATGAGATTACACTTACGGCAAGACTGCAACATGTAAATCTAGTTAGAGTTTTGGGATATTGCactgagagagaagaaaatatgttGATCTATGAATACATGCCAAACAGAAGCTTGGATCTCTACCTCTTTG ATCCACCTAGATGCTCTCTTTTAGATTGGAGGAAACGTGTAGACATCATTGAAGGTGTTACTCAGGGCCTTCTATATCTCCAAGAAtactcaaattttattatagttCACCGTGATCTAAAAGCTAGTAATATTTTACTGGACAATGAGATGACTCCTAAGATATCAGATTTTGGGATGGCTAGAATTTTTGGAAAGGATGAACATGAAGCAAATACAGGTCGGATTGTTGGAACGTA TGGTTATGTTCCTCCGGAATATGTAAAAAAAGGAATATACTCCATGAAATTcgatgtttatagttttggagtTCTACTTTTGCAAATCATAAGTGGCAAGAGAAATACACGATATTATGGGACACATGATAATTTGAACCTTTTAGACTAT GCATATGAGCTGTGGAAAGAGGGCAGAGGGTTCGAGTTTATTGATCCATCACTGGATGATTCTTGTTCTTATTATAAACTCCTAAGATGCATGCAAGTGGCCCTCTTATGTGTCCAGGAAAACCCTGTTGATAGACCATCCATGTTAGAGGTTTCTTCAATGCTCAAGAATGAAACTGGAGCCATTAGCAATCCTAAAAAGCCTGCCTTTTCGATTCAAATTGAtgaaaatgaggaagaaaaatGTCCATTGCAGGAAAAGATGTGTTCAGTAGATGATGCAACAATTTCTCAAGTAGTACCCCGATGA